The Citrus sinensis cultivar Valencia sweet orange chromosome 4, DVS_A1.0, whole genome shotgun sequence DNA segment CATCCGTTTTGCCGGGTACCTTGAATTACGTGGGGTATCTCCTATTACGCGGGGTACCCCTATTTGtatggggtacctctatttgcATGGGATACCTCATATTAtatggggtacctctatttgtgtgGGATACCTCTAATTGTGCAgggtacctctatttataCGGGGTTCTTCAAGTCATATCGGGCATCTCGGATTGTGCAGGGTACCTCCAATTGTGCTGAAATCATTCCATTAGTTGACACGTGGCGTTCTgctatctttcttatttttcccccaaacAGTTTCCAATTTTCTCATTCCAATACTTGCAAATTTCCCGGTACAGGACTGAGCATATATCCTCACTTAAAGAGCATTCATCTcgaaaatgttttaatttcttatccAGTGCAGAGCAAAACCCCTTAACTGCCTCACTGCATACAGTATAATATATTTCCTCTCTCATCTGAGCCTCAAACTTGTTACTTTCAACTTCCTCTTTCAACATCCTTATTTCAATTTGTAGTTCTTCATCGGCTGCATCAGCGACTGACCCgttattcattttcttccagACGCCATCCAAATTGTCAATGTCCGAGTTCATTTCTTTTCTCACATCAGATTTCAATAGGTTTTTTGCTGCTGAGGATTCGTCCCATTGATCACCTCCATATTCTCCAAAAGTCTCAACCAACCTGGCATTGCAGTTCATTAAATTATCCAATCTTACAATAACTTCTTGGATTCTTCTTTTTAGGCTAACCGGATCCTTCTCTCTTCTTAAGTTTGAACACTCTTTTTTCTGGAAGCATTTCTCGCTTCAACCATTTAACCTCTTCACTTTTTCTTCGAATTATAAACTCGTGACTCTTTATGATCTTAGCAACAGATTGACCAACACCCTCTTCTGATTCTACTTCTTCAACCTTTGAGGAAAAATTCGCACAACTGTCTCCTTCTGATAAAGATCTTCGCAGCCTCGGAGGAATATTCCTCTCAATATTAGTTTTGGTTGaagattttaaattctcaTTCCCTTTTGCAGCTTTCAGTTGAGCCTCGTTCTGATTGATAAAGCTCTCAAGCTCATTACGCAAGCACGTAACCTCCGTCATCAAATCTGACAAATGCTCACTCAAGCTCATGAAAACTTGCTTCTCTTGCTTCCTCATTTCTATCTCAAAGTTCTCCTTAAAATCGTTAACAAAACCATTAATCAATGTACAAATTGCATCCTTCTCAATAGTCCACCTCCATTGCTGCTCCTGGGGCCCCAGCTCAGACAAAAAAATCGCATTCTGCATTTTCCCAAAAGCCTGATGCAAAGtctctttcaaaatattaatatcaGAACCCATCTGCTCAATCTTTTTGTGATCAATACCGCCATTCCTTTCCTCATCAATAACTTCATGCTCGATATGCAAGACTTGTTGATCAACTGAATGCATCAACTCAGAAATTTCACTATCTCTATCCTCATCCCGACTTCCAGGACTGCTCATACTGAGCTCAGCGACACCATCACTCTTTGTTCTTTCAATCTCCACGTTAGCATTTTGCAAAGCAAccaattctttttccttcgCATCCAATGCTTGCCTAAGCTTCAACTCATTTTCGAACCTCTCCGTCAATTCCTTATCCTTTTCGCGGAAAGCCATTTCTGAATCCTGAAGGCGACACGGGAGACggtctttaatttcttccaaGTCTGCCAGGACTTTTTCATGGCAGCTTTCAAACATGTTGTTGTCTGCATCCTCCTGGACAAATTTCATGCACCCTTCTAGCTGAATTACTGCGAGTTCATAGAATTTCGATATCT contains these protein-coding regions:
- the LOC112496661 gene encoding uncharacterized protein LOC112496661, with the translated sequence MDRAHGKVKSKDGVIQRLNEISKFYELAVIQLEGCMKFVQEDADNNMFESCHEKVLADLEEIKDRLPCRLQDSEMAFREKDKELTERFENELKLRQALDAKEKELVALQNANVEIERTKSDGVAELSMSSPGSRDEDRDSEISELMHSVDQQVLHIEHEVIDEERNGGIDHKKIEQMGSDINILKETLHQAFGKMQNAIFLSELGPQEQQWRWTIEKDAICTLINGFVNDFKENFEIEMRKQEKQVFMSLSEHLSDLMTEVTCLRNELESFINQNEAQLKAAKGNENLKSSTKTNIERNIPPRLRRSLSEGDSCANFSSKVEEVESEEGVGQSKKECSNLRREKDPVSLKRRIQEVIVRLDNLMNCNARLVETFGEYGGDQWDESSAAKNLLKSDVRKEMNSDIDNLDGVWKKMNNGSVADAADEELQIEIRMLKEEVESNKFEAQMREEIYYTVCSEAVKGFCSALDKKLKHFRDECSLSEDICSVLYREICKYWNEKIGNFENRNYRIDKLITEEVSRAVFDETIRDVNIANYTFTKLQEVEVPDKSLIITEYFVKENVYMVLFGETIDEWKKEIDACNIEYLFR